The Pandoraea apista genomic interval GCACCCTATCGCAAGCAATTGCGCGAGCTTGAAGCCGAATACGCGGACCTCGTCTCGCGTGAAGGCGATACGTCGCCGCGCGCCCTGGCGCTGGCGCACGAGATCACGCATCTTCGCACTCGCGTAGAAGCCATTCCGTACATCGAGAAGCTCGATCTGCGCTACTCGAACCGGGTCATGCAGCCGCGTCCGCAGGCCCAGGCCGTGATGTTCTGCCTGATGGACGTATCCGGCTCGATGGACCAGAGCCGTAAAGATCTCGCCAAGCGCTTCTTCATGCTGCTCTATCTGTTTCTGCGGCATAACTACGAACGCATCGATCTGGTCCTCATCCGGCACCACACCACGGCGAAGGAGGTCAACGAAGACGACTTCTTCTATGCACGCGAATCGGGCGGCACGGTGGTCTCGAGCGCGCTCAAGCTGATGACGGAAATCATCGCGGATCGCTACTCGCCGAGCGACTGGAATATCTACGGGGCACAGGTGTCCGATGGCGATAACTGGGACGGGGATTCGCCCATCTGCCGCGACATCCTGAATCAGACGATCATGCCTGCGGTGCAGTACTTCGCGTATGTGGAGGTGGCCAGCGCCGAGCCACAGAATCTGTGGAACGAATACCTGTCGGTCAAGCAGCAGCATCCGAATTTCGCGATGCAGCGCATTATGGAAGCCGCCGAGATTTACCCGGTGCTGCACGACCTGTTCAAGAAGAAGGCGGCCTGAAAACGGTCCCGCGTCGATACCCTAACGAGGGCAACGAGGACGCATCATGGCGTATATATCCACCGGATCGGAATGGACCTTTGAACTGATTCAACGTTACGAGCACGAGATCGCGCGTATCGCGGCGGACTTCAGGCTCGACACGTATCCGAATCAGATCGAGATCATCACCGCCGAGCAGATGCTCGACGCCTACGCGACCGTGGGTCTGCCCATCGGCTATCACCACTGGTCGTACGGCAAGCATTTCCTGTCTTCCGAGCGCGGTTACAAGCGCGGACAGATGGGGCTTGCGTACGAGATCGTCATCAATTCGAACCCCTGCATCGCGTATCTGATGGAGGAGAACAGCATGACCATGCAGGCGCTGACCATCGCGCACGCCAGCTACGGTCACAACTCATTCTTCAAAGGCAATTACCTCTTCCGTACCTGGACGAGTGCCGACGCCATCGTCGATTACCTGCTGTTCGCGCGCAACTACATCACCGAGTGCGAGCAGCGTTATGGCGAACAGGCGGTCGAACTGCTGCTCGACTCCTGCCACGCGCTCATGAACTACGGGGTTGATCGTTACAAGCGGCCGAAGCGGCTGTCTCTCGCGCAGGAGCAGGCGCGTCAGAAGGAGCGCGAGAACTATCTGCAATTGCAGATCAACGATCTGTGGCGCACGCTGCCGCATCACGCCCTGCACGATGACGACGAGGACGACGGCCTCGACCCCTCCGAATCTGACGACCCGCGTTTTCCCGGCGAGCCGCAAGAGAACCTGCTGTACTTCTTCGAGAAGAACGCGCCTAAGCTGGCTCCGTGGCAGCGCGAGATCGTGCGCATCGTGCGCAAGCTCGCGCAGTACTTCTATCCGCAGCGTCAGACCAAGGTGATGAACGAGGGCTGGGCAACGTTCTGGCACTACACGATCCTGCAACAGCTCTACAAAGAGAAGCTCGTCAACGACGCGTTCATGATGGAGTTCCTGCACGCGCATACGAATGTGGTTTATCAGCCGTCGTTCGACAGTCCGTACTACAGCGGCCTGAACCCCTATGCATTGGGTTTCGCGATGTTTCAGGACATTCGCCGCATGTGCGAGCAGCCGACCGACGAAGACCGGCAGTGGGCTCCGGACATTGCGGGCTCCGACTGGCTGACCACGCTCGACTTCGCCATGCGTAACTTCAAAGACGAGAGCTTTATCCAGCAGTTCCTCTCGCCGAAGGTCATTCGCGACCTGAAACTCTTCTCAGTGCTGGACGACGACCGCGACAGCCGTTTGCGCGTGACGGCCATTCACAACGACAGCGGCTATCGCGAAATCCGCGAGATGCTCGCGCAGCAGTACAACCTTAGCCAGCTCGAACCGAACATTCAGGTCTCGCATGTGGATCTGCACGGCGATCGGTCGCTTACGCTGCGGCACGTACAGAGCGATCGCAAGCCGCTGGACGAGGGCTTCGAGGAGGTGCTCAAGCATGTGGCGCGTTTGTGGGGTTTCACCGTGCGGCTCGAGACGGTATTCGAGGACGGACGCAGCGAGATGACGCACGAGACCAAGGTCGAGAAGCGGCGGCGATATGCGTTGAGCGCGTGATGAAGATTCCGTTCGTCGCACTCGATCATGTGGTGCTGCGCACCAACGACATCGCCCGGCTCCAGCATTTCTACATCGATGTGCTCGGCTGCACGCTGGAAAAGGTGCAAGCTGATATCGGGCTCGTGCAATTGCGTGCGGGCGACGCCTTGATCGACCTTGTCGACGTGGCCGGTCAGATCGGTCGGCAGGGTGGGGTGGGCCCGGGGCCGGAAGGGCACAATCTCGATCACTTCTGTTTGCGTGTCGAGCCGTTCGACGAAGAGGCGATTCGGCAGGGACTGGCCTCGCATGGCGTAACGCTGGGCGAGGTCGTGCAGCGCTACGGCGCGCACGGCGAAGGGCCATCGTGCTATCTCACCGATCCGGACGGCAATACTGTCGAACTCAAGGGGCCACCGTCCCGTGCGAGCCGCTAGGCGCGTACGTTGTCGCGCCAGGCCGGCGCGAGCTTATGCCGCCATCTGACCCAGCACGCTCTGATCCCGTCCCTTGTGCTTGGCCTGATAAAGGGCCTTGTCCGCACGCTCGAGCATGGCGCTGATCACGAGCGGTTCGCTCGGTTGCCATGACGCAATGCCCACGCTGATCGTGATGGCCTCACCCCCGTCTCGCGCACTTTGCGGAAGCAGTTCCGTGCTCGCACGCTTGACCGATTCGCGAATGCGATCGGCTACGCGAAGCGCGGCATGCTGATCGATCTCCGGAAGGACCACGGCAAATTCTTCTCCTCCCAGACGCACCGCGAAATCGCTCGGCAACCGAATGCAATGCTGAATCGTATTGGCGATACGCTGAAGCACTGCGTCGCCAAACGGATGCCCGTAGCGGTCGTTGACCTGCTTGAAGAAATCGATGTCGATCAACAGGATCGAGAGGGGTATCGCACGCTGCTGAACGCGCTCGGCGATGAGGCGAATGCGATTGTCGAAGTAACGCCGGTTGTAGATGTGCGTGAGCGGATCGATGAAGACCTTCTCGACAAGATCCGTGTTCGTGAGGGCAAGCGATTGATACTGTCGCGTGATTTCCCACACCAGGGCGAGCGTGGCGACACCGGGTGATGCCAGGGCGAGAAGGCGGGCTGCGTACCATTGATAGGAGGCTTCGCTCGGTGCCGTCAGCGACAGCAGCAACTGACAGAGCGAGATGGTGACGACGACCCACACAAGCAGGAACAGTTTGTGCGACAGGCGCGTGACAGCCGCGATACGCCACCACAACGCAACGTAGACGACGAAGAGCGTGCCAAGGGCGAGGGTTTCGATGCCCACGCCGCCGGCCAGACGCGGCGTAACGAGCGTGCGTCCCGCGCCGATCAGCGAGAGAGAGACCGTCACCCAGATGATGAGCACGACCGCACCGTAGCGCGCGGCTTCCGAATAACCGGGGCGCGTGTGAGGGTCGGTGCGTGTGAGCGAATAACTGCGTACGCTCAGCATCACATACACTGCGAAGCTGGCCTCCGCCATGAGCCAGAGCCAGAAGGGCGCGCGCGTGACGTGCGTGGAGATGCCCGCGAGTTGATTCGCGAGCAACACGCCTTCGGTGAACATGAAAAGACCGCGCAGCAGGAAGGCACAGCCGAATTGTGCGAAGTATCGTTTTCCGTTGTAGAGATACTGCACGCCGAGCAGACAGGCCGTCGACAAATTGAGAATGCCGCCGGCAGAGACGAGGAAGAACGTCAGCAACGGGTTCACGGCGCCTTCGAGAGCGCGAGCGAGAAACCCGGCGAGGGTGAGCGCGGCACACGCCACCAAGATCGTGGTCGCGGCAACGCGATTGCCATGTTCGGTACGGCTGATGGTACTTTTCATAGTTGTTATTCGCCGATCATCGACCTCGTGCCTCGCGCACGATCGCCTTTTTACCGTTCAACTATCGCATCCGAAACTGGCCGCAAGATCATAGCCTCGCGTTACCGTCCCGTTTCCCCGAATTCACGCTAAATAGTTGAAAACTAAGATAAACATCGGAGAATACACGAGTTTCTCCGGGTTGGCATCCGTTTCGATCAAGGGACTCCAATTTCCCCTTCGACCGACCAAAACATGCGGATTTCAGACGATTTTTGCACCGTTTTCGGGCGTGCAAAAACGCTTCGTTCCTACTCGGAAAATAATTTTCTGCGGCACATTGATCCGCTATGCGAAACATCGAAATAGCAGATTTCGGGACGGCGTCAACGTCACGGTCGCAACCCCAGTGATGACGGGGGATTTCGGAGTGTGCAATTAATTCGGTATCCGATTTATATGAGGAATGTGCCGTGTAATATCGTGTAAATGCATGGGATTTATCGTGATGAACGGGTTACGGGTTGGCATCGACGCGCCATCTGTACTAGAATAAAAAAAGCCAATCGCCGTGATTGGCCCATAGAAACAGAAGCAAAAGCATCGCCGGTGTTCCTCGTTGCGCCGGTGATCGGTTCCATCACGCAATGAGTTTGTGCTGTAAAACACTCGCGCGTTTTCAATAAGCGTGCACCGAGAGGCCCAGGCGCCCACGGCGTCGAAAGCTTGTCTCTCATGTCGCATTCGCGACGCCTGGTTCGTCACCGTTGTCTTCCACAGACCTTCGGAGCGAACACTTCACAATTCGCAAGGCAGCTAACAGTTGTCATGCTTGTTTGACCGCGTTGTCTGGCGGGGCGATTGCTATTGCCTCGCGACGGCGCTGCCAACCCATTCAAAGGGAGCATGAACGTGGCGAAGCAGTATCGCATTCTCTATCTGGCCGGCTTCGGACTGCTCGGTGTGGCCGCAGCAGTGACCGGTCTGGTGTATTGGCTGGGCGTGGACACGCTCGCCAAATACCGGGGCGACCTGGTGTACTACACCCAACAGCATCTCAAGCTCGTGGCGATATCGATGGCGATGGCCATCGCGGTCGGCGTGCCCGCGGGGGTGCTGATTTCACGCCCGAAGTTCGAAAAGCACGCCGAGCGCGCCGTGCAGATTTTCAATATCGGCAACACGCTGCCCTCGCTGGCCGTGCTGGCGTTATCGATGGCAGTCCTTGGCATCGGTGACCGCCCCGCCATTCTGGCGCTGTGGCTCGCGTCGCTGCTGCCGATCGTGCGCAATGCCTACGAAGGCTTGCGGCAGGTGCCGCCCGCGTTGCGGGAATCGGCGCGCGGCATGGGCATGACGCCGGCGCAAGTGCTGTTCCGCGTCGATCTGCCCAACGCGATGCCGGTCATCGTCGGCGGTATTCGCACGTCGCTCGCGATCAATGTCGGCACTGCGCCGCTGGCCTTTCTGATCGGCGCAGACAGTCTGGGGCAATTGATCTTCCCGGGCATCTATCTGAACGACCAGACGAAGCTGCTTCTCGGCGCCGGCGGGACCGCGCTGCTCGCGCTCGTACTCGACGGCATTGTCGCCGTCACGAGCGGGCTCTGGTTCGCACGTCACGGCGCCCCCGCGCGCTAAGACAAAGGAGACCCACACGTATGCAAGTTTCATTTCTTCGTACGCTCGCCGGTGTCATGCCGCGCTGGATGCGGCTGCTAAGTGCAGTCTGTGTCGCGCTTGGCGTGATGGCGGCGGGCGCGACCGCACACGCCGCGACGCTCACTATCGGCGGCAAGAACTTCACCGAACAGTTGATTCTCTCGGAGATGACGGCGCAATACCTGCGCAGCAAAGGGTATGACGTCGAACTCAAGAACGGCCTGGGCAGCGTAGTTATGCGCCAGGGCATGGAGAGCAATCAGCTCGATATCGTCTGGGAATACACCGGCACCTCGCTGATCGTCTACAACAAGGTCACCGAGAAGCTCGATCCGGAGCAGACCTACGAGCGTGTGAAGGAACTCGACGGCAAGATCGGCATCGTCTGGCTCAACCCGTCGGCGCTGAATAATACCTATGCCTTCGCCATGCCGGGCAAGATCGCCCGCGAAGAGGGGGTGGAGACGGTTTCGCAGCTCATCGACAGATTCCGGGCAAATCCGAAGATGCAGTTCGCTTTCGACATGGAGTTCGTCGGCC includes:
- a CDS encoding VOC family protein — translated: MKIPFVALDHVVLRTNDIARLQHFYIDVLGCTLEKVQADIGLVQLRAGDALIDLVDVAGQIGRQGGVGPGPEGHNLDHFCLRVEPFDEEAIRQGLASHGVTLGEVVQRYGAHGEGPSCYLTDPDGNTVELKGPPSRASR
- a CDS encoding YeaH/YhbH family protein codes for the protein MSAIIDRRQNGKNKSAINQQRFIKRYRDQIRRAVAKAVGGRKITDIDGSGQVSIPVKDISEPLFHHGPGGRREMVHPGNREFVVGDNFERPPSGAGGGGSRASDSGEGEDDFVFNLSREEFLKFFFEDMALPDLAKRRLAQIPEFRKVRAGYSIDGTPSNLNVIRTMRSSLGRRIALTAPYRKQLRELEAEYADLVSREGDTSPRALALAHEITHLRTRVEAIPYIEKLDLRYSNRVMQPRPQAQAVMFCLMDVSGSMDQSRKDLAKRFFMLLYLFLRHNYERIDLVLIRHHTTAKEVNEDDFFYARESGGTVVSSALKLMTEIIADRYSPSDWNIYGAQVSDGDNWDGDSPICRDILNQTIMPAVQYFAYVEVASAEPQNLWNEYLSVKQQHPNFAMQRIMEAAEIYPVLHDLFKKKAA
- a CDS encoding sensor domain-containing diguanylate cyclase, translating into MKSTISRTEHGNRVAATTILVACAALTLAGFLARALEGAVNPLLTFFLVSAGGILNLSTACLLGVQYLYNGKRYFAQFGCAFLLRGLFMFTEGVLLANQLAGISTHVTRAPFWLWLMAEASFAVYVMLSVRSYSLTRTDPHTRPGYSEAARYGAVVLIIWVTVSLSLIGAGRTLVTPRLAGGVGIETLALGTLFVVYVALWWRIAAVTRLSHKLFLLVWVVVTISLCQLLLSLTAPSEASYQWYAARLLALASPGVATLALVWEITRQYQSLALTNTDLVEKVFIDPLTHIYNRRYFDNRIRLIAERVQQRAIPLSILLIDIDFFKQVNDRYGHPFGDAVLQRIANTIQHCIRLPSDFAVRLGGEEFAVVLPEIDQHAALRVADRIRESVKRASTELLPQSARDGGEAITISVGIASWQPSEPLVISAMLERADKALYQAKHKGRDQSVLGQMAA
- a CDS encoding SpoVR family protein translates to MAYISTGSEWTFELIQRYEHEIARIAADFRLDTYPNQIEIITAEQMLDAYATVGLPIGYHHWSYGKHFLSSERGYKRGQMGLAYEIVINSNPCIAYLMEENSMTMQALTIAHASYGHNSFFKGNYLFRTWTSADAIVDYLLFARNYITECEQRYGEQAVELLLDSCHALMNYGVDRYKRPKRLSLAQEQARQKERENYLQLQINDLWRTLPHHALHDDDEDDGLDPSESDDPRFPGEPQENLLYFFEKNAPKLAPWQREIVRIVRKLAQYFYPQRQTKVMNEGWATFWHYTILQQLYKEKLVNDAFMMEFLHAHTNVVYQPSFDSPYYSGLNPYALGFAMFQDIRRMCEQPTDEDRQWAPDIAGSDWLTTLDFAMRNFKDESFIQQFLSPKVIRDLKLFSVLDDDRDSRLRVTAIHNDSGYREIREMLAQQYNLSQLEPNIQVSHVDLHGDRSLTLRHVQSDRKPLDEGFEEVLKHVARLWGFTVRLETVFEDGRSEMTHETKVEKRRRYALSA
- a CDS encoding ABC transporter permease; translation: MNVAKQYRILYLAGFGLLGVAAAVTGLVYWLGVDTLAKYRGDLVYYTQQHLKLVAISMAMAIAVGVPAGVLISRPKFEKHAERAVQIFNIGNTLPSLAVLALSMAVLGIGDRPAILALWLASLLPIVRNAYEGLRQVPPALRESARGMGMTPAQVLFRVDLPNAMPVIVGGIRTSLAINVGTAPLAFLIGADSLGQLIFPGIYLNDQTKLLLGAGGTALLALVLDGIVAVTSGLWFARHGAPAR
- a CDS encoding glycine betaine ABC transporter substrate-binding protein — translated: MQVSFLRTLAGVMPRWMRLLSAVCVALGVMAAGATAHAATLTIGGKNFTEQLILSEMTAQYLRSKGYDVELKNGLGSVVMRQGMESNQLDIVWEYTGTSLIVYNKVTEKLDPEQTYERVKELDGKIGIVWLNPSALNNTYAFAMPGKIAREEGVETVSQLIDRFRANPKMQFAFDMEFVGRSDGLGPMEQLYDFHLDRPNIKQMDPGLVYTALRNEQIDAGLVYTSDGRNKGFDLKVLTDDKGFFPAYAATPVVRKEVLDANPQLADELNALSAKINSENMSDMNAKVDIDHRAVSRVASDFLKQEGLVQ